In a genomic window of Acidobacteriota bacterium:
- a CDS encoding TonB-dependent receptor, whose product MKKRRSGGGTRPAQLRRFGWRVSGLALAVLLILLAPGALAQEESAAAPAEAIGSTEVTVTGSLLGLGLRPTSTLTREDTAALAVFDPVSSLLYFPSAGLYQRSPFGGQADLNLLGATFEQALLLVDGFPITDPQTGHHLLEFLPPAEAIERVEVLKGPASAAYGPGAFGGVVQVVTRRPGREPVFQAGALRGRRGLSRGSVLLSGGGFLGAASLLSDSGYAPDTEQNRADLFARFSLGGLDLSAGYQDKRFGAWQAYSDQFPDGWEAIRGGYLRGAYSRGAWEVAAGIRRKRDHFILDRAHPEWYEATHTTEGYWGRATVRGSVPGGAGLFGFEAAADRISSDRLGAHGRKRGDAFGEGSWGIGPWTVLAGLRMESLGGTLRGTPHLTAGRGLGGGWRAHVSAGRAYRLPSFTELYTQSPATLGDEALRNESAWGFEAGLEREGDSSKASLMAFYRQGRDLVDFVRPEGRHGPLQAENIAEQDVAGICAELSGSLGRGWAWSFATTLLQQEARIPPGLESRYVGSQLRHHEVAGLTYRVENLEAGLFVRAWQRANRTGHAEVDARLAYSWPAAGRRLTLEIEGRNLNDRPERNFFGGTGRGRTVWVGMVLSP is encoded by the coding sequence ATGAAGAAGAGGCGTTCCGGAGGGGGAACTCGGCCTGCCCAGCTCCGCCGGTTTGGATGGCGCGTCTCGGGGCTCGCCTTGGCCGTTCTCCTGATTCTCCTCGCGCCTGGAGCCCTCGCCCAGGAGGAGAGTGCGGCGGCGCCGGCCGAGGCGATCGGCTCCACGGAGGTGACGGTCACGGGCTCCCTTCTGGGCCTCGGTCTTCGGCCCACGTCGACTCTGACCCGGGAGGATACGGCCGCACTGGCCGTCTTCGATCCGGTCTCCTCTCTCCTCTACTTCCCCTCCGCGGGCCTCTATCAGCGGTCTCCGTTCGGCGGTCAGGCGGACCTGAACCTTCTGGGGGCGACCTTCGAACAGGCCCTCCTTCTCGTGGACGGGTTCCCCATCACCGACCCCCAGACGGGACACCACTTGTTGGAATTCCTCCCCCCCGCCGAGGCCATCGAGCGTGTGGAGGTGCTCAAGGGGCCCGCCTCGGCGGCTTATGGCCCCGGGGCCTTCGGAGGCGTGGTCCAGGTGGTGACCCGCCGCCCTGGGCGGGAGCCGGTGTTCCAGGCGGGGGCGCTCCGGGGCCGGAGGGGCCTGAGCCGGGGCTCCGTTCTCCTCTCGGGGGGAGGCTTCCTCGGCGCGGCGAGCCTTCTCTCGGACTCTGGGTACGCCCCGGACACGGAACAGAACCGAGCGGATCTCTTCGCGCGGTTCAGCCTCGGCGGATTGGACCTCTCCGCCGGATACCAGGACAAGCGCTTCGGCGCCTGGCAGGCCTATTCGGACCAGTTCCCCGACGGTTGGGAGGCGATCCGGGGCGGCTACCTCCGGGGCGCCTATTCACGGGGCGCCTGGGAGGTGGCCGCGGGAATCCGGCGGAAACGCGACCATTTCATTCTGGACCGGGCCCATCCCGAGTGGTACGAAGCGACCCACACGACCGAGGGCTACTGGGGCCGCGCCACCGTCCGGGGAAGCGTCCCGGGAGGCGCCGGACTGTTCGGCTTCGAGGCCGCCGCGGATCGGATCTCCTCGGACCGGCTCGGCGCGCACGGAAGAAAGAGGGGCGACGCCTTCGGCGAAGGGTCCTGGGGGATCGGGCCCTGGACGGTCCTGGCCGGCCTGAGGATGGAGTCCCTCGGAGGCACGCTTCGAGGAACGCCCCACCTCACGGCGGGGCGGGGACTCGGGGGGGGATGGAGGGCCCACGTGTCGGCGGGACGGGCCTACCGCCTCCCGTCCTTCACCGAACTCTACACGCAAAGCCCGGCCACGCTCGGGGACGAGGCGCTCCGCAACGAGTCCGCCTGGGGCTTCGAGGCGGGACTGGAGCGCGAGGGGGACTCCTCCAAGGCGTCCCTGATGGCCTTCTATCGCCAGGGGAGGGACCTCGTGGACTTCGTCCGACCCGAGGGGAGGCATGGGCCCCTGCAGGCCGAAAACATCGCGGAACAGGACGTGGCGGGGATCTGCGCCGAACTGTCGGGTTCCCTGGGGAGGGGATGGGCCTGGAGCTTCGCGACGACGCTCCTCCAGCAGGAGGCCCGCATTCCGCCCGGCCTGGAGAGCCGGTATGTCGGCAGCCAGCTCCGGCACCACGAGGTCGCCGGGCTGACCTACAGGGTGGAGAACCTGGAGGCGGGCCTCTTCGTGCGGGCCTGGCAGAGGGCCAACCGGACCGGCCACGCGGAAGTGGACGCCCGCTTGGCCTACTCGTGGCCTGCCGCGGGCCGGCGGCTGACCCTGGAGATCGAAGGCCGGAACCTCAACGACCGCCCGGAGAGAAACTTCTTCGGCGGCACCGGACGGGGCCGCACGGTCTGGGTCGGCATGGTCCTGTCCCCATAG
- the amrB gene encoding AmmeMemoRadiSam system protein B, translating to MKAFTMLTPLVLLLAGLLWSASAPAALREPAHAGRFYPSDSKKLEAAVRAFLEDAVPPSGERPVGLVAPHAGYVFSGQIAADAYRQAAGFEYDVVIVLATNHTVEPFPGVSVFGGDGYRTPLGLARADRGLARTLHEADPSFAYRPEAHAREHSEEVQIPFLQVLFPKVPVLSAVVGSAEPGVCKRFGQVLARALAGRKALLVASTDLSHYPGWGDAVEADRRTLEAVVSLDADTLRSTLDREERRGRPGLQTCACGEGSLLSLMEAAKALGARRGAVVSYANSGDTVFGELDRVVGYGAVVLTAGAGPSDTTALNPPAAAEAVGPLPAADRETLLRLARRTLERYFATDTVPLPRPASPALRAERGAFVTLHEKGELRGCIGHMAQDTPLALTVSRMAIQAALHDTRFDPVRPEELPHLEIEISALTPFARVPGPGSVAVGRDGVLIRKGGRSAVFLPQVATEQGWGREELLTHLCRKAGLPDDAWRGPCELFTFQAEVFGEAKREER from the coding sequence ATGAAAGCGTTCACGATGCTGACCCCACTGGTTCTCCTTCTGGCCGGCCTCCTCTGGAGCGCGTCCGCCCCCGCGGCGCTGCGCGAGCCCGCCCACGCCGGCCGCTTCTACCCGAGCGATTCGAAGAAGCTCGAGGCCGCCGTCCGGGCTTTTCTCGAGGACGCCGTTCCTCCGTCCGGAGAGCGCCCCGTGGGCCTCGTGGCCCCCCACGCGGGCTACGTCTTCTCGGGGCAGATCGCCGCCGACGCCTACCGCCAGGCCGCAGGCTTCGAGTACGACGTGGTGATCGTGCTGGCCACCAACCACACGGTGGAGCCCTTTCCCGGCGTGTCCGTCTTCGGAGGCGACGGGTACCGGACCCCCCTGGGGCTGGCGAGGGCAGACCGCGGCCTGGCGCGCACCCTTCACGAGGCGGACCCTTCCTTCGCGTACCGGCCGGAGGCCCACGCCCGAGAACACTCGGAGGAGGTACAGATCCCCTTCCTCCAGGTTCTTTTCCCCAAGGTCCCCGTCCTCTCTGCCGTCGTGGGCTCCGCGGAACCGGGGGTCTGCAAGCGCTTCGGCCAGGTCCTGGCGCGCGCCCTCGCCGGCCGGAAGGCCCTCCTCGTGGCCTCCACGGACCTCTCCCACTACCCCGGATGGGGGGACGCGGTGGAGGCCGATCGCCGGACTTTGGAGGCCGTTGTCAGCCTCGACGCCGACACCCTTCGCTCGACGCTGGACCGGGAAGAGAGGCGGGGCCGGCCTGGCCTCCAGACCTGCGCGTGCGGCGAAGGCTCCCTCCTGTCCCTGATGGAAGCCGCCAAGGCCCTCGGCGCCCGCCGCGGAGCCGTGGTCAGCTACGCCAATTCGGGGGACACGGTTTTCGGCGAGCTTGACCGGGTGGTCGGATACGGCGCCGTCGTCCTGACCGCCGGGGCTGGACCTTCAGACACCACCGCCCTGAATCCCCCAGCCGCCGCGGAGGCGGTCGGCCCTCTCCCGGCCGCCGACCGGGAGACCCTCCTTCGGCTGGCCCGGCGCACCCTCGAGCGGTACTTCGCCACCGACACGGTGCCCCTCCCGAGGCCCGCCTCCCCCGCTCTGCGGGCCGAGCGGGGCGCCTTCGTGACCCTCCATGAGAAGGGCGAACTGCGAGGCTGCATCGGGCACATGGCTCAGGACACCCCCCTCGCCCTCACGGTCAGCCGCATGGCGATCCAGGCGGCCCTCCACGACACGCGCTTCGATCCCGTGCGCCCCGAGGAACTGCCCCATCTGGAGATCGAGATTTCCGCCCTCACCCCCTTCGCGCGGGTTCCCGGCCCCGGCTCCGTCGCCGTCGGCCGCGACGGAGTCCTCATCCGGAAGGGAGGCCGCAGCGCCGTCTTCCTCCCCCAGGTCGCCACCGAGCAGGGGTGGGGCCGGGAAGAACTCCTCACTCACCTCTGCCGAAAGGCCGGCCTTCCCGATGACGCCTGGCGGGGACCCTGCGAGCTCTTTACTTTTCAGGCCGAGGTGTTCGGGGAGGCGAAGCGCGAAGAACGGTGA